One genomic window of Candidatus Minimicrobia sp. QA0096 includes the following:
- a CDS encoding UDP-N-acetylglucosamine--N-acetylmuramyl-(pentapeptide) pyrophosphoryl-undecaprenol N-acetylglucosamine transferase codes for MAKILAVGGGSGGHVTPVVAVFRELQKTGDHELRFWCDKKFGASARGIFAKFDENIPVDLIIAGKLRRYHGKSISFHLHPSILFPNLRDGFKVVVGFFQSLFKLMKWRPDVIFIKGGYVCLPVGYAARLLRIPLVLHDSDAHPGLTNRLLSPFAKAIGTGAPLEYYNYPPEKASYVGIPVAPEFHPYSEAERKELKEKLGFNVNKPLVVITGGGLGAGRINSAIVAIRENLLSEASVFLISGNQQYEEILKQTDEREGWRLQAFVHNGMAEVLAAADIVVTRAGATTLLELAALHKPTIIIPNGHLTGGHQLKNAKVYQDALAALIVSEDELDKDNQILARKIIGVLKSQKILKGLGDNFGKFAKPNAAKDMAKIILTTVRRQGRRK; via the coding sequence GTGGCCAAGATCTTAGCGGTCGGCGGCGGCTCAGGCGGACACGTTACGCCAGTGGTAGCCGTATTTAGAGAATTACAGAAAACTGGTGATCACGAGCTTCGTTTTTGGTGCGATAAAAAATTTGGCGCCAGCGCACGCGGGATTTTTGCTAAGTTCGACGAGAATATTCCGGTCGATTTGATTATTGCTGGAAAATTACGCCGATATCACGGAAAAAGTATCTCATTTCATCTACATCCGTCGATTTTATTTCCAAATTTGCGCGACGGTTTTAAGGTGGTGGTTGGATTTTTCCAGAGTTTATTTAAGCTTATGAAGTGGCGTCCAGATGTTATTTTCATCAAGGGCGGATATGTTTGTTTGCCAGTTGGCTATGCGGCTCGGCTATTAAGAATTCCGTTGGTTTTGCATGATTCTGACGCGCATCCAGGTTTGACGAATCGCTTGTTGAGTCCCTTCGCGAAAGCTATCGGCACGGGCGCGCCGCTTGAATATTACAATTATCCACCGGAAAAAGCTTCATATGTTGGCATTCCAGTTGCGCCAGAATTCCATCCATATTCTGAGGCTGAGAGGAAAGAACTGAAGGAAAAATTAGGCTTTAACGTCAATAAACCGCTAGTTGTTATTACTGGCGGTGGACTCGGAGCCGGGCGAATTAATTCCGCGATTGTAGCAATTAGGGAAAACCTGCTTTCTGAGGCTTCGGTATTTTTGATATCAGGAAATCAGCAATATGAAGAAATTCTCAAGCAAACCGACGAGCGGGAGGGCTGGCGATTGCAGGCGTTTGTTCACAACGGAATGGCGGAAGTTTTGGCGGCGGCGGATATAGTCGTGACCAGGGCAGGGGCAACCACTCTTTTGGAATTGGCGGCGCTACATAAACCGACAATCATCATCCCTAACGGCCATTTGACAGGCGGGCATCAATTGAAGAATGCTAAGGTTTATCAAGATGCGTTGGCGGCGTTGATCGTCTCCGAAGACGAGTTGGATAAGGACAACCAAATCTTGGCACGAAAAATAATTGGCGTATTAAAATCTCAGAAAATTCTTAAAGGTCTGGGTGATAACTTCGGTAAATTTGCCAAGCCAAACGCGGCTAAAGATATGGCGAAGATTATTCTTACTACAGTGCGAAGGCAGGGTAGGCGAAAGTGA
- the cas2 gene encoding CRISPR-associated endonuclease Cas2, producing the protein MRVAVFFDLPTNTKTERKATAQFRKFLLDDGFDMLQYSIYTRLCPNRDVAEKHMMRIKRHAPDSGSVRLLYLTEHQFTHMHVIVGEKTTQEKSVPAGQLAFF; encoded by the coding sequence ATGAGGGTCGCAGTATTCTTTGATTTGCCGACCAATACCAAAACAGAGCGCAAGGCCACCGCACAGTTCCGTAAATTCTTATTGGATGATGGCTTTGACATGCTTCAATACAGCATATATACACGGCTATGTCCAAATCGTGACGTTGCAGAAAAACATATGATGCGAATTAAGAGGCACGCCCCGGACAGCGGCTCGGTGCGATTGCTTTATTTAACAGAGCATCAATTTACACACATGCACGTTATTGTTGGCGAAAAAACCACCCAAGAAAAGTCCGTTCCAGCTGGGCAATTAGCATTTTTCTAA
- a CDS encoding division/cell wall cluster transcriptional repressor MraZ yields MQTDYFERKLDDKRRLTIPAELRAEFASGVVLTRGFGKYLHLYPQQIWDREVESALTGSILDERVADLNVKFRRGKTASALDQKQGRVTIEQHLLDYAGIDREVVAVRAGEYFRLIAAENAE; encoded by the coding sequence GTGCAGACAGATTACTTTGAGCGTAAGTTGGACGACAAGCGACGCTTGACAATTCCGGCTGAGCTCAGGGCAGAATTTGCATCAGGCGTCGTGCTAACTCGCGGGTTTGGTAAATATCTCCACTTATATCCACAGCAAATCTGGGATCGGGAAGTGGAAAGCGCTCTAACGGGAAGTATTCTGGATGAGCGAGTTGCCGACCTGAACGTTAAATTCCGACGAGGTAAAACCGCATCGGCGCTCGACCAAAAACAAGGACGAGTGACGATTGAGCAGCATTTGCTCGACTACGCTGGAATTGACAGAGAAGTCGTTGCTGTGCGAGCGGGGGAATATTTTCGGCTAATAGCGGCTGAGAATGCGGAATAG
- a CDS encoding peptidoglycan D,D-transpeptidase FtsI family protein, whose protein sequence is MQRLIRSRTGWLAIALLVVMAAFVLRLFQLQILQYGKYTELARASQQRQFIIPAERGKIYMMDGKTPVPVVLNQAVYTVIADPQSIDDKERSQLVDSLREIAGGEMTENVSERLNNKKSRYEVLAKNITRTQAEKLKKKNFAGVLYQQSSIRNYPEGELGAHVLGFVNAAGEGQYGVEGSLNKQLKGRDGLLQSVTDVRNIPLTVGKNNMRIEAKPGDNLALTVDRNIQSQTELALKKGVEAAGATEGSVIVMNPKNGQVLAMANYPTYNPADFAKQKNGSVFVDSASMVPFEPGSIIKSFSFATAIDKGVITPSSTYNNTDCIKVADRTMCNVLRGLSGTMTIQGAFNNSLNVGTITAIRKLGNGSQINLPARQTLYEYYHDKFGFGAKTGIELGEASGYIYPPDSAEGNEVRYSAMTYGQSMNLTMVQVAAGFSSLVNGGQYYKPTILVGTIDESGNLKSSENKVIRQTVSGGTSSQMRTMLTTARRSLFLSKSDKSGYEIGGKTGTSETVVNGAYTQKETIATYIGYGGGKNGAEYVIMVRVAAPGRGINLQGNLHAGPIFTDISNWMIDYMKIAPKE, encoded by the coding sequence ATGCAGCGGCTTATTCGTTCAAGAACTGGTTGGTTGGCCATCGCTTTACTAGTAGTGATGGCAGCTTTTGTGTTGCGATTATTTCAATTGCAGATTTTGCAATATGGCAAATATACGGAATTAGCACGGGCAAGTCAGCAGCGTCAATTTATCATTCCTGCGGAGCGCGGGAAAATTTACATGATGGACGGAAAAACGCCAGTTCCAGTGGTGCTTAATCAGGCGGTCTATACGGTGATTGCGGACCCGCAGTCGATTGACGATAAAGAGCGGAGCCAGCTTGTTGATAGTTTGAGGGAAATTGCTGGCGGCGAAATGACAGAAAATGTATCTGAACGGCTCAATAATAAAAAGTCGCGCTATGAAGTTTTGGCGAAAAATATTACCAGGACTCAAGCGGAAAAATTGAAAAAGAAAAACTTTGCGGGCGTGTTGTATCAGCAAAGTTCTATTCGAAATTATCCTGAGGGCGAACTGGGCGCGCACGTGCTTGGATTTGTGAACGCGGCTGGCGAAGGTCAATATGGCGTCGAAGGCTCTCTGAATAAGCAGCTTAAAGGTCGGGACGGGCTATTGCAATCTGTAACTGACGTGAGGAATATACCTTTGACGGTTGGAAAAAATAATATGCGAATCGAGGCGAAGCCTGGCGATAATTTAGCGCTGACGGTGGACAGGAACATTCAAAGCCAGACTGAATTGGCGTTGAAAAAGGGAGTCGAAGCAGCTGGCGCCACCGAGGGAAGCGTGATTGTTATGAATCCGAAAAACGGTCAAGTTTTGGCAATGGCGAATTATCCGACTTATAATCCGGCGGATTTTGCCAAGCAGAAAAATGGGTCGGTGTTTGTGGATAGCGCGTCGATGGTGCCGTTTGAGCCGGGTTCGATTATCAAGTCTTTTAGCTTCGCTACGGCAATTGACAAGGGTGTTATTACTCCGTCCAGCACGTATAATAATACCGATTGTATTAAAGTCGCTGACCGCACGATGTGTAACGTCCTGAGAGGTTTGAGTGGCACAATGACGATTCAAGGTGCGTTTAACAATTCGCTCAACGTTGGTACGATTACCGCAATTCGAAAATTAGGAAATGGTTCGCAGATTAATTTGCCGGCTCGCCAGACTTTGTATGAATATTATCACGATAAATTTGGCTTTGGGGCTAAAACTGGAATTGAGCTGGGCGAGGCTTCGGGTTATATTTACCCGCCGGATAGTGCTGAAGGAAATGAGGTTCGCTATTCAGCTATGACTTACGGGCAGAGTATGAACTTGACTATGGTTCAAGTCGCGGCTGGATTTTCGTCGCTAGTTAACGGCGGTCAATATTACAAGCCAACTATTCTCGTTGGCACAATTGACGAATCTGGCAATCTGAAATCGTCGGAAAATAAAGTTATTCGCCAAACCGTAAGTGGCGGCACGTCATCGCAGATGCGAACAATGTTAACGACAGCGCGCCGATCTTTATTCTTGTCAAAGAGCGACAAGTCTGGTTATGAAATCGGCGGAAAAACTGGTACTTCTGAAACAGTGGTCAATGGTGCTTACACTCAAAAGGAAACGATTGCTACATATATTGGTTATGGCGGTGGAAAAAATGGTGCCGAATATGTCATAATGGTACGTGTAGCGGCTCCGGGAAGAGGGATTAACTTACAGGGAAATCTCCATGCCGGACCAATTTTTACAGATATATCCAACTGGATGATTGATTATATGAAAATAGCACCAAAGGAATAA
- the rsmH gene encoding 16S rRNA (cytosine(1402)-N(4))-methyltransferase RsmH — protein MMSIKEHPPQSEELQASEPIHVPVLLEITLSKLQPVEGESYLDLTAGYGGHARAFLNRTDNYLNSVLVDRDENAIKTLGDLAEKGVTLIHKDFVSAAQDLVKQGRKFDVILADLGVSSPQLDRAERGFSFRFDGPLDMRMDNRTEITAADIINSYSVDDLTQLIIHYGEENPGRARRIAQAIVKARPIQGTTELADLIKQTVGRGSMKHHPATRTFQALRIEVNRELKLIEELLPLLPRLLNKGGRVGIISFHSLEDRLIKRYFSEQAMAGYEAELIVPEKKPVSGTEDVHNPRSRSAKFRYAVKK, from the coding sequence ATGATGAGTATTAAAGAACATCCACCACAGTCGGAAGAACTCCAAGCGAGCGAACCGATTCATGTTCCCGTACTTTTGGAGATAACCCTTAGCAAGCTGCAGCCAGTCGAAGGCGAGTCGTATCTCGACTTGACGGCTGGCTATGGCGGTCATGCCAGGGCATTCTTAAATAGGACGGATAATTACTTGAACTCAGTGTTAGTAGATCGCGACGAAAACGCGATTAAAACATTGGGTGATTTGGCTGAAAAAGGCGTAACTTTAATTCACAAAGATTTTGTGAGCGCGGCGCAAGATTTGGTCAAGCAGGGGCGTAAGTTTGACGTGATTTTGGCTGATTTGGGGGTGTCGTCACCGCAGCTTGACAGAGCAGAGAGAGGTTTTTCGTTCAGATTTGATGGTCCGCTAGATATGCGGATGGACAATCGGACGGAAATCACAGCAGCGGATATTATCAATTCGTATTCGGTTGACGATTTGACGCAGCTGATTATTCATTACGGCGAAGAAAATCCCGGGCGGGCCAGGCGAATTGCGCAGGCAATTGTAAAAGCTCGACCAATTCAGGGAACGACTGAGCTGGCTGATCTGATCAAGCAAACCGTTGGTCGCGGTAGCATGAAGCATCATCCTGCGACTCGTACCTTTCAGGCGCTACGCATTGAAGTCAATCGCGAACTTAAGCTGATTGAAGAACTATTACCGCTTTTGCCACGCTTACTTAATAAGGGCGGGCGAGTGGGAATAATTAGTTTTCATAGCTTGGAAGACAGATTGATCAAGCGTTACTTTTCGGAGCAAGCAATGGCTGGCTATGAGGCTGAGCTGATTGTTCCAGAGAAAAAACCGGTGTCTGGAACTGAAGATGTTCACAATCCGCGTAGTCGAAGTGCGAAGTTTCGATACGCCGTGAAAAAATAA
- a CDS encoding FtsW/RodA/SpoVE family cell cycle protein — MRNSVAKNRQSIAQPVRSHRPMYQIVLYMGLLLLLGLIVMYALGPQRANVMNYAYGTNYSDTYFFGKQLTSVFIAVVAFSAFYFTPYKWFIGERSKYILYAGFALCILLFLSGAVLHLSFAQETNGAYRWFQLGVLGSFQPSELLKYGVLLFLAGFLGRRSQQGKLNDIQETIIPLGIISGLSLLMIVFLQKDLGTGISLIAIILSMILVAGIDWKIFKKILAIVALCGLVMIFTSPHRIERVMTFVQGDNHKGTSSQENKNYHIQQARIAIGSGGLLGLGIGKSVQATGYLPEATNDSIFAVMGETFGFVGLMAILALFTALLLSILHVAARLPNVTLRLIVAGIFGWIASHVILNIAAMTGLAPLTGIPLPLLSYGGTSMLFIAAALGLVFQISKYTSHKALEEGESGQDLSGRRRLRRTRYASGSRI; from the coding sequence TTGCGTAATTCGGTCGCCAAAAATCGTCAATCTATCGCTCAGCCGGTTCGAAGTCATCGACCGATGTATCAGATTGTGCTTTATATGGGACTTTTGCTGCTACTTGGGCTGATTGTTATGTATGCGCTGGGGCCGCAACGCGCTAATGTGATGAATTATGCTTACGGCACGAATTATAGCGATACGTATTTCTTTGGTAAGCAGCTGACGAGTGTGTTTATTGCTGTCGTGGCTTTTTCTGCGTTTTATTTTACGCCGTACAAATGGTTTATTGGCGAGAGATCAAAATACATTCTTTACGCTGGATTTGCGCTATGTATTTTACTATTTCTCTCGGGCGCGGTACTTCATTTGTCGTTTGCGCAAGAAACTAACGGTGCGTATCGATGGTTTCAATTGGGCGTATTAGGAAGTTTCCAGCCGTCAGAATTGCTCAAATATGGTGTGCTATTGTTTTTGGCGGGATTTTTAGGGCGTCGGTCGCAACAGGGAAAATTAAACGACATCCAAGAAACTATTATTCCGCTGGGCATTATTTCCGGCTTGTCGCTGCTGATGATTGTGTTTTTGCAAAAAGACTTGGGAACAGGAATTTCGTTGATAGCGATTATCTTATCAATGATTTTAGTGGCTGGAATTGATTGGAAGATTTTCAAGAAGATTCTGGCAATCGTTGCACTTTGTGGTTTGGTGATGATTTTTACATCGCCGCACCGAATTGAGCGCGTGATGACTTTCGTGCAAGGCGATAACCACAAAGGGACGAGCAGTCAGGAGAACAAGAATTATCACATTCAGCAGGCCAGGATTGCGATTGGTTCTGGCGGGCTTCTGGGGCTTGGAATTGGTAAAAGCGTTCAGGCGACAGGATATCTTCCAGAAGCGACTAACGACTCAATTTTTGCCGTCATGGGAGAAACGTTTGGTTTTGTTGGCTTAATGGCTATATTGGCGCTATTTACAGCATTATTATTGTCAATTTTGCACGTAGCCGCGAGACTTCCAAACGTGACGTTGCGGTTAATTGTGGCGGGAATTTTTGGCTGGATTGCTTCTCACGTGATACTGAATATCGCCGCAATGACAGGGCTGGCGCCGCTTACTGGAATTCCATTGCCGTTATTAAGTTATGGTGGCACAAGCATGTTGTTTATCGCGGCAGCGCTGGGTTTAGTTTTCCAAATTTCCAAATATACGTCACATAAAGCATTAGAGGAGGGTGAAAGTGGCCAAGATCTTAGCGGTCGGCGGCGGCTCAGGCGGACACGTTACGCCAGTGGTAGCCGTATTTAG
- the mraY gene encoding phospho-N-acetylmuramoyl-pentapeptide-transferase, producing MGIALQTMTNELTHVFLLSVGAFLLAMFLTPIYTFFAYRYRFWKRQRSESTDGKKLKIFAKFQAAKLRRNIPTMAGVIGVISIFVVTIFFNLDRAQTWLPLAALVGGGIVGLIDDIINLRGLGGGAAGLRSPVKFALITLIGVVLGWFFFAKLGVTSFHVPFVGEVNIGWLIVPLFAFAVVATGNAVNISDGMDGLAGGLLGISFGAFGVIALLQQHVILAGFCFTVVGVLLSYLWFNIYPARFFMGDVGSFAYGACLGVVAMLTDSLLLLPVIGLLFVIEAGSSLTQIVSKKLFKRKIFLSAPIHHHLEAIGWPETKVTMRFWVIGCVMAFIGVMLALAGGHIA from the coding sequence ATGGGAATAGCTTTACAAACAATGACCAATGAATTGACGCACGTGTTTTTACTGAGCGTCGGCGCGTTTTTACTAGCGATGTTTTTAACGCCAATTTATACGTTTTTCGCTTATCGATATCGCTTCTGGAAGCGCCAAAGGTCGGAAAGCACTGACGGGAAAAAGCTAAAGATTTTTGCCAAATTCCAAGCGGCAAAATTGCGTCGAAACATCCCGACGATGGCTGGAGTGATTGGCGTAATTTCAATCTTTGTGGTGACGATTTTCTTTAATTTAGACCGAGCGCAGACCTGGCTTCCTTTGGCGGCGTTGGTTGGTGGCGGAATTGTTGGGCTAATTGACGATATCATCAATCTACGCGGTTTGGGCGGCGGCGCGGCTGGGCTTCGTAGTCCAGTGAAGTTTGCGCTGATTACGTTGATTGGCGTGGTGCTTGGTTGGTTTTTCTTTGCCAAACTGGGCGTGACGAGTTTTCACGTGCCGTTTGTGGGCGAGGTGAATATTGGTTGGTTGATAGTTCCTTTGTTCGCATTTGCGGTGGTGGCTACCGGCAACGCTGTTAATATTTCTGACGGGATGGATGGACTGGCGGGTGGGCTGCTTGGTATTAGCTTTGGAGCATTTGGTGTGATTGCCTTATTGCAACAACATGTTATATTGGCGGGATTCTGCTTTACGGTTGTTGGTGTGCTTTTGAGCTATTTGTGGTTCAATATTTATCCAGCTCGATTCTTCATGGGCGATGTTGGGAGTTTCGCTTATGGCGCGTGTTTGGGCGTTGTGGCAATGCTGACCGACTCTTTGCTCCTACTTCCTGTGATTGGCTTACTATTTGTAATTGAGGCGGGATCAAGCTTGACTCAAATCGTCAGTAAGAAGCTGTTTAAGAGAAAGATTTTCTTATCCGCGCCGATTCATCATCACTTGGAGGCGATTGGTTGGCCAGAAACTAAAGTGACGATGCGCTTCTGGGTCATTGGCTGCGTGATGGCATTTATTGGCGTGATGCTGGCGCTCGCTGGAGGTCATATTGCGTAA
- a CDS encoding Arc family DNA-binding protein → MPIVNQIVKKNGKIIKSKVEISTPVYNVRIKQEVYERLVVLAAENGRSITGEINYRLEQSLKK, encoded by the coding sequence ATGCCAATAGTAAATCAAATTGTAAAAAAGAATGGAAAGATTATCAAGTCTAAGGTTGAGATATCTACGCCAGTTTATAATGTACGAATTAAGCAGGAAGTGTATGAACGCTTAGTTGTGCTAGCCGCAGAGAACGGTCGCAGCATAACTGGTGAGATAAACTACCGCCTTGAGCAATCGCTTAAAAAGTAG
- the cas1 gene encoding type II CRISPR-associated endonuclease Cas1, with protein sequence MAWRVVAIENPARLSVRDNQLVIAQEMESTLPIEDIDALILDNYGSTITTNLLTALATKGTTTVICDEKHLPASVLLPYSQHSRQAKVSRQQLSMSQPLKKQLWQQIIISKITNQADVLRSRGLDDSTLRSLANDVKSGDTSNRESIAARIYFDQILGDATRRKPIWHNAALNYGYAMVRSHIARHIAARGLVASQGLFHHNELNSFNLADDLIEPYRAAVDLYILEKVAPLHVGDRDASLTKHDRQLIIDILNYYVIMNGKKFTVRHSVERTVESFIECIETKEADKLLLPKIVLQ encoded by the coding sequence ATGGCTTGGCGCGTCGTAGCTATCGAAAATCCTGCGCGGCTTAGCGTGCGTGATAATCAACTAGTAATTGCACAGGAAATGGAATCGACTCTTCCAATTGAAGATATTGACGCCTTAATTTTAGACAATTACGGATCAACTATCACGACAAATTTGCTGACAGCATTAGCTACAAAAGGAACAACCACTGTAATATGCGACGAAAAGCATTTACCTGCCAGCGTACTTCTACCATATTCACAACATTCGCGCCAAGCCAAAGTTTCGCGTCAACAATTGTCCATGAGCCAACCATTAAAAAAGCAACTATGGCAACAAATTATTATCAGTAAAATCACAAATCAAGCAGACGTCTTGCGATCTCGCGGGCTAGACGATTCCACTTTGCGGTCTTTAGCTAACGATGTTAAATCGGGCGACACCAGCAATCGCGAGTCAATTGCCGCCAGAATCTATTTCGACCAAATACTGGGCGACGCCACACGCCGCAAGCCAATCTGGCACAATGCCGCATTAAACTATGGCTACGCTATGGTGCGAAGTCACATTGCCAGACATATTGCTGCTCGCGGACTAGTTGCCTCACAGGGGCTATTTCACCACAATGAGCTTAACAGCTTTAACCTGGCTGACGATCTAATTGAGCCGTACCGTGCCGCTGTCGATTTATATATCTTAGAAAAAGTTGCGCCACTTCATGTCGGCGACCGCGATGCCAGCCTCACTAAGCATGATCGCCAACTTATTATTGACATATTAAATTATTATGTTATAATGAACGGTAAGAAGTTTACCGTGAGACATTCGGTTGAGCGAACAGTTGAGAGCTTTATTGAATGTATAGAGACAAAGGAGGCAGATAAGCTTCTTCTACCAAAAATCGTCCTCCAGTAA
- a CDS encoding cell division protein FtsQ/DivIB: MKFPFSKKKSDENLSRREIAARRRTENYENLPAQSYRRNRTLNSRQTSSPLETSERLETHELVKKRRRVMRKMFATAVSLLIVIFLLFQLTINISIQTPDAKSSSSANKYVGVLNEYYSAHPAERFRFFLNNNDLKQFFLQKAPEVKNIRVEGDFLARSAVKLTFRQPVAQWSSGDKIYFVDDSGVTFEQNYFAAPTVAVRDESGLPTRGGQEVINRQFLSFLGQAVSEFSQHKMNVSEVILPANTVRQVWFKVEGRETQIRMTVDRSAQAQVKQVIATLNYLDNNGAKPGYIDVRVDQRSFYK, translated from the coding sequence GTGAAATTCCCCTTCTCTAAGAAAAAATCGGACGAGAATCTAAGTCGTCGAGAAATCGCGGCGCGTCGTCGAACTGAGAATTACGAGAATTTGCCCGCCCAATCATATCGTCGGAACAGGACGCTTAATAGTCGCCAAACATCCTCTCCTTTGGAGACTTCTGAAAGACTCGAGACTCATGAATTGGTGAAAAAACGTCGCCGTGTAATGCGGAAAATGTTTGCGACTGCGGTAAGTCTGCTTATTGTGATATTTCTTTTGTTTCAATTGACAATCAATATTTCAATCCAAACTCCCGACGCAAAGAGTTCCAGTAGCGCTAATAAATACGTGGGCGTTCTTAATGAATATTACAGCGCTCATCCAGCGGAGAGGTTTCGGTTCTTCCTCAATAATAATGACCTAAAGCAATTCTTTTTACAGAAAGCTCCTGAGGTAAAAAATATTCGCGTGGAGGGAGATTTTCTAGCGCGATCAGCCGTTAAGTTGACGTTTAGGCAGCCTGTGGCTCAGTGGTCTTCCGGGGATAAGATTTATTTTGTTGATGATAGCGGTGTTACTTTTGAGCAGAATTATTTTGCCGCGCCTACGGTTGCTGTTCGTGATGAGAGTGGCCTGCCGACTAGAGGTGGTCAAGAAGTTATCAATCGTCAATTCTTGAGCTTTCTTGGTCAAGCTGTGTCTGAATTTTCGCAACATAAAATGAATGTTTCAGAGGTTATTCTGCCAGCTAATACTGTACGCCAAGTTTGGTTTAAGGTCGAGGGCAGGGAAACTCAGATCCGTATGACGGTGGATAGGTCTGCTCAAGCTCAGGTTAAACAGGTGATAGCTACTTTGAATTATTTGGATAATAACGGCGCGAAGCCAGGGTATATAGACGTCAGGGTAGATCAGAGGTCGTTCTATAAGTAG